One genomic region from Gadus morhua chromosome 9, gadMor3.0, whole genome shotgun sequence encodes:
- the LOC115550520 gene encoding C-X-C motif chemokine 10 isoform X1, which produces MKATMFSLIKVLLLLSLLASLSSAQRPQTSRCLCSRFQRYSGDAQRFDIYNPYAFCDKLEIVVTRKDGEKFCVNPNSKGGRYLQKKKATTQALQPPLSEE; this is translated from the exons ATGAAAGCCACCATGTTCAGCCTCATCAAAGTCCTGCTGCTCCTGAGCCTGCTGGCATCGCTCTCCAGCGCCCAGA GACCTCAGACGAGCCGTTGTCTCTGTTCACGCTTCCAAAGATATAGCGGAGATGCACAAAGATTCGACATCTACAATCCATACGCTTTCTGTGACAAACTGGAGATTGT TGTGACTAGGAAGGATGGTGAGAAGTTCTGTGTGAATCCCAACTCCAAAGGCGGTCGCTACCT TCAAAAGAAGAAG GCTACAACTCAAGCTCTACAACCCCCCCTGAGTGAAGAATAA
- the LOC115550520 gene encoding C-X-C motif chemokine 10 isoform X3, whose amino-acid sequence MKATMFSLIKVLLLLSLLASLSSAQRPQTSRCLCSRFQRYSGDAQRFDIYNPYAFCDKLEIVVTRKDGEKFCVNPNSKGGRYLQKKKSTTQALQPPLSEE is encoded by the exons ATGAAAGCCACCATGTTCAGCCTCATCAAAGTCCTGCTGCTCCTGAGCCTGCTGGCATCGCTCTCCAGCGCCCAGA GACCTCAGACGAGCCGTTGTCTCTGTTCACGCTTCCAAAGATATAGCGGAGATGCACAAAGATTCGACATCTACAATCCATACGCTTTCTGTGACAAACTGGAGATTGT TGTGACTAGGAAGGATGGTGAGAAGTTCTGTGTGAATCCCAACTCCAAAGGCGGTCGCTACCT TCAAAAGAAGAAG TCTACAACTCAAGCTCTACAACCCCCCCTGAGTGAAGAATAA
- the LOC115550520 gene encoding C-X-C motif chemokine 10 isoform X2, whose protein sequence is MKATMFSLIKVLLLLSLLASLSSAQRPQTSRCLCSRFQRYSGDAQRFDIYNPYAFCDKLEIVVTRKDGEKFCVNPNSKGGRYLQKKKATTQALQPPLSEE, encoded by the exons ATGAAAGCCACCATGTTCAGCCTCATCAAAGTCCTGCTGCTCCTGAGCCTGCTGGCATCGCTCTCCAGCGCCCAGA GACCTCAGACGAGCCGTTGTCTCTGTTCACGCTTCCAAAGATATAGCGGAGATGCACAAAGATTCGACATCTACAATCCATACGCTTTCTGTGACAAACTGGAGATTGT TGTGACTAGGAAGGATGGTGAGAAGTTCTGTGTGAATCCCAACTCCAAAGGCGGTCGCTACCT TCAAAAGAAGAAG GCTACAACTCAAGCTCTACAACCACCTCTGAGTGAAGAATAG
- the LOC115550520 gene encoding platelet basic protein isoform X5, translating into MKATMFSLIKVLLLLSLLASLSSAQRPQTSRCLCSRFQRYSGDAQRFDIYNPYAFCDKLEIVVTRKDGEKFCVNPNSKGGRYLQKKKATT; encoded by the exons ATGAAAGCCACCATGTTCAGCCTCATCAAAGTCCTGCTGCTCCTGAGCCTGCTGGCATCGCTCTCCAGCGCCCAGA GACCTCAGACGAGCCGTTGTCTCTGTTCACGCTTCCAAAGATATAGCGGAGATGCACAAAGATTCGACATCTACAATCCATACGCTTTCTGTGACAAACTGGAGATTGT TGTGACTAGGAAGGATGGTGAGAAGTTCTGTGTGAATCCCAACTCCAAAGGCGGTCGCTACCT TCAAAAGAAGAAGGCTACAACTTAA